One Spinacia oleracea cultivar Varoflay chromosome 4, BTI_SOV_V1, whole genome shotgun sequence DNA segment encodes these proteins:
- the LOC130472025 gene encoding cyclin-B1-2-like, with protein sequence MVASSAVYVARHTLFKEPVWTETLRTYSGFSESQLMECAKMLANLHSVATGHRLQTVDKKYSKSEKCVVAFCSPPKSLLGFEFVVSLMILLVMIL encoded by the exons ATGGTTGCTTCCTCGGCTGTGTACGTTGCTCGGCACACCTTGTTCAAGGAACCTGTTTGGACCGAGACTCTCAGGACTTACTCCGGGTTTTCAGAGTCACAACTCAT GGAATGTGCAAAGATGCTGGCTAACCTGCACTCAGTAGCCACTGGACACAGACTGCAAACTGTGGACAAGAAATACTCAAAGTCTGAAAAATGTGTTGTGGCATTCTGCTCACCACCAAAGTCTCTTCTTGGCTTTGAGTTCGTCGTTAGTTTGATGATATTATTAGTTATGATTCTTTAG